One region of Miscanthus floridulus cultivar M001 chromosome 19, ASM1932011v1, whole genome shotgun sequence genomic DNA includes:
- the LOC136526182 gene encoding uncharacterized protein translates to MADKMLHEYFNPTIANVPIGPAVNMGDADLQLKTSLILIVQAHPFYGLPSEDANAHLQHFLELCDTIVMEGVTPKMIRLHLFLFSLRGRAKQWFYKDQESINTWNKCSTTFLAKFFPMDKTDALHGRISNFYKTASESILEVGKRLQEHILACPHHGMEDWLILQNFYNRLTSTSRAHIDAATRGAFFSLTVSGAMALN, encoded by the coding sequence ATGGCCGACAAGATGTTGCACGAGTACTTCAACCCCACTATTGCCAACGTGCCCATTGGGCCCGCTGTCAACATGGGCGACGCAGACTTGCAATTGAAGACCAGCCTAATCTTGATTGTGCAAGCCCATCCGTTCTATGGACTGCCTAGCGAGGACGCcaatgcacatctccaacacttcctggagctGTGTGACACCATCGTCATGGAGGGTGTCACACCGAAGATGATTAGACTCCACTTGTTCCTGTTCTCCCTCCGAGGGAGGGCAAAACAATGGTTCTACAAGGACCAAGAATCTATCAACACATGGAACAAGTGTTCCACGACATTCCTCGCGAAGTTCTTCCCGATGGACAAAACCGATGCCCTTCATGGAAGAATTTCCAACTTCTACAAGACAGCATCAGAATCTATCCTAGAAGTGGGGAAGAGACTGCAAGAACACATCCTTGCCTGCCCACACCATGGGATGGAAGACTGGTTGATCCTTCAAAACTTCTACAATAGGCTAACTTCCACATCTAGAGCCCACATAGATGCTGCTACCAGAGGAGCCTTCTTCTCACTCACAGTCAGCGGAGCTATGGCTCTAAATtga